The nucleotide window TATTTTCCTCCACCCAAGTTTTGCACAGATAACGCCGCCATGATTGCATGGACTGGTCTTGAAATGTTTGAAGCGGGATATATCGACCCACTCAGCATTCGTGCAATCCGTAAATGGCCACTTGACGACCTTTTACACCCTCCATCAGACGGATGAACTTCAGACACCAGATACCACCCGAATGGCTAGTAGTAGGATCCATCGCCTCGCAACTCTCCTTAGTTACTGAGATACTAATTGGTGGGTACTATCTCACCTGCTAGCTTAAAAACCATTGCGTGGTTGATTAAGCTCATGACGTTTCGACGGGTTGGCTGGCAGAGACACTATCAGTGCAGTATACACGGGACGGCCGGTCCTCCCACTCACCAAAGATGGCCAACCTATAGCATTTGTAGACGGAATACATGTAGAGGAATACATCTCCGCTTTTCCGAATGGATACAGCTTGGTCTCGTCTTGGCCTGCTCCTAATAGACGAGTTGCTGCCAAGAGAATTCGTCTCTTATCCGAGTTTTCATGCTATCGAAGCAGCCTTGGCGATGTGTTGAGCAATCCATCGTTGGTCAGCTCAAATCAGGGTCCAGGGCCATATCGTGGCATACCCTGCGTTCTCGGTTGTCCCTTGCCCGGTCACGACCACTTCAAATAACCAGCAATTAGCCAAACAAGATGCACTTTAATTCTGCCGAGTTTCCCCACGTTTCGCCAAATCAGTATATATAAAGCATGATATATCTCTAAATTTGGTATTCTCCCAGGCTGATGGCACACGTGTACCCGGCGGCTGTCCGTGTATATTGCACTTGCAAGATCGAATGCATGACCTAGAGCCGGGTGCTATCACCATCACAGCTGGCTAATGCGGTATCTTGAGTTTATCTCATGTTCAACCAATGTTACTAAAGGGTCTGTGGTATCTGGGCTCGTATCTTTCATTTGTGTGCAGTAAGGTTGCATATACGCACGGGTCGACAGAGAATGGGGTAACAGAAAAAGTACTATAACTCTCTCGCGCTGTCGCGATGAATTCAACAACGTTCAGGGACGCGATCAGAATCTAGCCATCAATTTTCTGTCGGACACTGCTTATCAATATGGGCCCCGCACGTAACAGTGTGCTGGTGCTGCTTGGCCTAGCCATCAGGTTAGTCACGTTGTCCGCATTTGTATATGACTACTAAACTCTTGCAGCATTCGAGCAGCGCCTGCAGGCTTAAAGAACCGCCAAATTGAGCTTCTTCCACCGAAGCAAAGCGTGTCTTGGGACACGGGCAATCCTGAACCTACAACAGAATCACAGGATCCTGTCACGCCCAGCAAGCCGACTGATGCTTTCAGCCTCGGTACTCCTTCAGGATGGTTGTCTTGGGAGACCAGTGGTCCCACCGCCACACCTGAACCTGAGCCTGTTTATCCTGCTCCATCGAAGCCAACAGACCAGTTCAGCATCGGAAAACCTTCTTACTGGATCTCATGGGCTACCGGTGGACCTGAACCAACATCAGTACCCGATGAACCAGACTATCCTGCGCCTAAGCCCAGTGACCAGATCAGTATTGGAAAGCCAAGTTACAGCATCTCGTGGGACGGTTCAGGTCCAGGTGCCACAACAACAccatcgccatcgccatcgccaACACCCACGCCCACTCCCGTCTATCCCTCCATCACCTCCTTACCACCAGTATGGTCCAACTCGACAACCACCAGCAAAGCAATCCCGTCAAACACAACCAAACTCTCTTCATCCACCAAGAAGCCCTCATCAACCCCCAagcctcctcctcctccacaCTTCCCTTTCCCTCCATTTCCCTTCCCCTTCCCCCTCCCAGGCCCAAAGCCCACGACTACAAAAGCCCCTTATGTGAGTCTCTCACCACCCAGGTACAGCGTGAGCTGGGACTTGCAACAGCGGAACCCCCCGCCACCACCTCATACGCCGCATCGGCCAAAGACGACGtcgacgaagaagatgactACTACCACTAAGACTACGTCGTCATCATCGATGTTGAAGAGTACTTCAAAGTCTACGCCGAAGAGTACACCTACACCTACACCTACACCTACACCTACTCCAACTCCGACTCCCACGCCAACGCTAACATCATACGCACCGCCTGACATCACTCTCGGCCCCCCAGGTTTCAGTGTATCATGGGGCCTCGATGCACCCGCGGAGACGCCAACACCCGATCCAGAAGCCGACCCGGAATATCCCAGTGACCctgatgatgatgaagaccCCGTGCCCACCCCCACACAACCCAATGATATCGGTATTGGGAAGCCTTCTGCAACTATCATTTGGGGGAGATGAAAGACAAAGCAATGGGTAGGCTGAGTAGGGTGGTTGCTGAGAGCGTGAGCTTAACTCGTAAAGGGGTTTCCAGAATGTAATGGCACCCGATTTTAGTTTGCTTAACGGAATTCACAACATGGTTCACTTGTTCTGCCATAAAAATTGTGCCCATGCTCATTGTGAGAATATTTACTCTGTGATGTAAAATGTGATAATGTACATTATATTGCCATCGAGAGAATTAAACGTAATACAAAGCAAAAGCGCTAAGAGTGAAGTGTGTTGAGGCGCATCACGAAGACTGAGACTGTGTTGAAGCAGGCTGACTGCGGACCTGAAGTTTCTTaggcttcttcttcgccttgGGTTCTTCAGAAGTCGAATCCTGTTTCTTCTCCTCGCCTTTGTCTGACGCTTCCTTCTGCGACGGCGCCGCGCTTTCAGTTTCTAGAGCTTCGGTCTCTTTTTGTGTCTCCGATTGTGACTCCGTCGACTCTGCTTTGGGTTCCTCAGGCacagccttcttcttctcttcggACTGttctttctcttctttcccCTTCAAGCCCAACTTCTTCGGTGCCTTCTTCGCTTTGCTGGATGAGATGGAACTCGCCAGATCCTCACCTTCTT belongs to Pyrenophora tritici-repentis strain M4 chromosome 10, whole genome shotgun sequence and includes:
- a CDS encoding DUF1421 domain containing protein; translated protein: MGPARNSVLVLLGLAISIRAAPAGLKNRQIELLPPKQSVSWDTGNPEPTTESQDPVTPSKPTDAFSLGTPSGWLSWETSGPTATPEPEPVYPAPSKPTDQFSIGKPSYWISWATGGPEPTSVPDEPDYPAPKPSDQISFSVSWGLDAPAETPTPDPEADPEYPSDPDDDEDPVPTPTQPNDIGIGKPSATIIWGR